From Glycine max cultivar Williams 82 chromosome 11, Glycine_max_v4.0, whole genome shotgun sequence, the proteins below share one genomic window:
- the LOC102670331 gene encoding AT-rich interactive domain-containing protein 1B, whose product MQNQNPSEDDSTNKAPSDDTPHPTNNDNNNPPGESLIMKTVRQVLEELGGSRDDNDGGVGDGTPVAVALEVGGGGDGSGGDGGGVGGGPPVAMEASDGGDEDNDNEHSDSIGDSVPVAVAVKVGGRGGDNSGGGATVTVSVALSDGDYGGSNGSGGSPVAVAVAVGGGSTVMESVVVGTEGVQGRKRKTPLVRDPPTGRPTCPLCQKEFQTWKGAFGHMRAHPDRDYRGFFKPPVFGSPSSTQDQPPSDGKGDDSAKKSTGEDNTAEKGSASLPVRVPMFDLNELIEEDGSSHAAEPAEDMSTGEGKGSGFDLNEMPPAED is encoded by the exons ATGCAGAACCAGAACCCTTCTGAGGATGATTCCACCAATAAGGCTCCCTCTGATGACACACCCCATCCAACCAACAACGACAATAACAATCCGCCGGGTGAAAGCCTTATCATGAAAACCGTTAGGCAAGTGTTGGAGGAACTTGGTGGCAGTCGTGATGACAATGATGGTGGTGTTGGTGATGGGACCCCTGTGGCTGTGGCTCTGGAAGTAGGTGGTGGGGGTGATGGAAGTGGCGGTGACGGTGGCGGTGTTGGTGGTGGGCCTCCCGTGGCTATGGAAGCGAGTGATGGTGGTGATGAGGACAATGATAATGAGCATAGTGATAGTATTGGTGATAGTGTCCCTGTGGCTGTGGCTGTTAAGGTGGGTGGCCGTGGGGGTGACAATAGTGGTGGTGGGGCCACTGTGACTGTGTCAGTGGCATTGAGTGATGGTGATTATGGTGGCAGTAACGGTAGCGGTGGTAGCCCTGTGGCTGTTGCTGTGGCTGTGGGTGGTGGTTCAACGGTGATGGAGAGTGTGGTTGTGGGTACTGAGGGAGTGCaggggagaaagagaaaaactccTCTAGTGAGAGACCCTCCCACTGGGAGACCTACTTGtcctctttgccaaaaagagttCCAAACCTGGAAGGGCGCGTTTGGCCACATGCGTGCACACCCTGACCGTGATTATCGCGGTTTCTTCAAGCCTCCTGTGTTTGGATCCCCATCCTCAACCCAAGATCAACCACCTAGTGATGGCAAGG GTGATGATAGTGCAAAGAAGAGTACTGGTGAGGATAACACTGCAGAGAAAGGTTCAGCATCATTGCCTGTTCGAGTGCCGATGTTTGATCTGAATGAACTAATAGAGGAAGATGGATCCTCTCATGCTGCTGAGCCTGCTGAAGACATGAGTACCGGGGAGGGAAAGGGTTCGGGATTTGACTTGAATGAGATGCCCCCAGCTGAAGATTAA